Proteins found in one Triticum aestivum cultivar Chinese Spring chromosome 4D, IWGSC CS RefSeq v2.1, whole genome shotgun sequence genomic segment:
- the LOC123097750 gene encoding gamma-interferon-responsive lysosomal thiol protein isoform X2, whose translation MAGSRRALRFVLLLPAILGALLPPAAAGPPKVSLALYYESLCPYCSRFIVTRLAGIFDSGLIHAVDLLLVPYGNAHVHGANNTISCQHGPDECLLNNVEACAIDAWPDLNVHFGFINCVEDLVMNRKREEWESCFQKQGLDPKPVMECYNSDQGHKLSLKYGKQTDALVPPHKYVPWVVVDGQPLYEDYENFEAYVCKAYKGHPPKICQGLGRDYPIVQQVVEAGNGVTYNSGDFELDEGGDDKIKMVQGDDN comes from the exons ATGGCCGGTTCCCGTCGCGCCCTCCGCTTCGTCCTGCTCCTGCCGGCCATCCTCGGCGCCCtcctgccgccggccgccgcggggCCGCCCAAGGTATCCCTGGCGCTCTACTACGAGTCGCTCTGCCCCTACTGCTCGCGCTTCATCGTCACCCGCCTCGCCGGGATCTTCGACAGCGGCCTCATCCACGCCGTCGACCTCCTGCTCGTCCCCTACGGCAACGCCCACGTCCACGGCGCCAACAACACCATCTCCTGCCAG catgGCCCCGATGAATGCCTTCTGAACAACGTGGAGGCTTGTGCCATCGACGCCTGGCCGGATTTG AATGTGCATTTCGGTTTCATCAACTGCGTGGAGGACCTGGTGATGAACCGCAAGCGCGAGGAATGGGAGTCGTGCTTCCAGAAACAGGGGCTTGACCCCAAGCCTGTCATGGAGTGCTACAACAGTGATCAAGGCCACAAG CTTTCGCTCAAGTATGGGAAACAGACTGATGCGCTTGTGCCCCCGCACAAGTACGTTCCATGGGTGGTGGTTGATGGCCAGCCGCTGTACGAG GACTACGAGAACTTCGAAGCTTACGTCTGCAAGGCGTACAAGGGCCATCCTCCCAAGATTTGCCAAGGGCTGGGCCGTGACTACCCAATCGTACAACAGGTGGTGGAGGCTGGCAACGGTGTCACCTACAACTCCGGCGATT
- the LOC123097750 gene encoding gamma-interferon-responsive lysosomal thiol protein isoform X1: MTTRPHRFLLLPVLLLLLSTSSASANGGVVTAGSGKVSMALYYESLCPFSAHFVVNSLTRVFKDGLLDAADLTLVPYGNAKVDAHGAITCQHGPDECLLNNVEACAIDAWPDLNVHFGFINCVEDLVMNRKREEWESCFQKQGLDPKPVMECYNSDQGHKLSLKYGKQTDALVPPHKYVPWVVVDGQPLYEDYENFEAYVCKAYKGHPPKICQGLGRDYPIVQQVVEAGNGVTYNSGDFELDEGGDDKIKMVQGDDN, from the exons ATGACCACCCGCCCCCACCgtttcctcctcctccccgtgctACTCCTGCTGCTCAGCACCTCCTCTGCGAGCGCCAATGGTGGCGTCGTCACGGCGGGGAGCGGGAAGGTGAGCATGGCGCTCTACTATGAGTCGCTGTGCCCCTTCTCAGCGCACTTCGTGGTGAACAGCCTCACCAGAGTCTTTAAGGATGGACTCCTTGATGCCGCGGACCTCACCCTCGTCCCCTACGGCAATGCCAAGGTGGACGCGCATGGTGCCATCACCTGTCAG catgGCCCCGATGAATGCCTTCTGAACAACGTGGAGGCTTGTGCCATCGACGCCTGGCCGGATTTG AATGTGCATTTCGGTTTCATCAACTGCGTGGAGGACCTGGTGATGAACCGCAAGCGCGAGGAATGGGAGTCGTGCTTCCAGAAACAGGGGCTTGACCCCAAGCCTGTCATGGAGTGCTACAACAGTGATCAAGGCCACAAG CTTTCGCTCAAGTATGGGAAACAGACTGATGCGCTTGTGCCCCCGCACAAGTACGTTCCATGGGTGGTGGTTGATGGCCAGCCGCTGTACGAG GACTACGAGAACTTCGAAGCTTACGTCTGCAAGGCGTACAAGGGCCATCCTCCCAAGATTTGCCAAGGGCTGGGCCGTGACTACCCAATCGTACAACAGGTGGTGGAGGCTGGCAACGGTGTCACCTACAACTCCGGCGATT